One part of the Lotus japonicus ecotype B-129 chromosome 2, LjGifu_v1.2 genome encodes these proteins:
- the LOC130738260 gene encoding oxalate--CoA ligase: METPITLTGLLRSAAERFPSRRALSVAGKLDLTHSDLDKLVELAAARLVSAGINPGDVVALTFPNTVEFVIMFLAVIRARATAAPLNAAYTSEEFEFYLSDSESKILLTPVEGNKPAEAAASKLNIPLGSASLTQAEGEEKVKLTVSLNRTESEPDSVNSVAGLSNEPSDIALFLHTSGTTSRPKGVPLSQHNLASSVRNIQSVYRLTESDSTVIVLPLFHVHGLIAGLLSSLGVGAAVTLPAAGRFSASTFWKDMVKYNATWYTAVPTVHQIILDRHLNNPEPVYPKLRFIRSCSASLAPVIMGRLEEAFDAPVLEAYAMTEASHLMCSNPLPQDGPHKPGSVGKPVGQEMAILNETGRVMEAEANGEVCIRGPNVTKGYKNNPDANTAAFLFGWFHTGDIGFFDSDGYLHLVGRIKELINRGGEKISPIEVDAVLLSHPEIAQAVAFGVPDEKYGEEIHCAIIPREGSNIDEAEVLRFSKKNLASFKVPKKVFITDSLPKTATGKILRRLVAEHYVSQI; encoded by the exons atgGAAACCCCAATAACCCTCACAGGGTTGCTCCGCAGCGCCGCCGAACGATTCCCCTCCCGACGAGCCCTCTCCGTCGCCGGAAAGTTAGACCTCACCCACTCCGACCTCGACAAACTCGTCGAACTCGCCGCCGCTCGGTTGGTCTCCGCCGGGATCAACCCCGGTGACGTCGTCGCTCTCACCTTCCCCAACACCGTCGAG TTTGTTATAATGTTTTTAGCCGTTATCCGAGCGCGAGCCACGGCGGCACCATTAAACGCGGCTTACACATCGGAAGAGTTCGAGTTTTATTTATCCGACTCCGAATCGAAGATTCTGTTAACGCCGGTAGAAGGAAACAAACCTGCTGAAGCCGCAGCTTCCAAGCTCAACATTCCTCTCGGCTCGGCTTCGCTTACCCAAGCcgaaggtgaagaaaaagtcaAGTTAACCGTCTCTCTGAACCGCACCGAGTCAGAACCCGACTCTGTCAACTCGGTCGCCGGACTCAGTAACGAGCCGTCGGACATAGCGCTATTCCTCCACACCTCCGGCACCACGAGCCGCCCCAAGGGAGTCCCGCTGAGTCAGCACAACCTGGCTTCCTCAGTACGCAACATTCAGTCCGTGTACCGACTCACTGAGTCCGACTCGACGGTGATCGTTCTCCCGCTGTTCCACGTCCACGGCCTAATCGCCGGGTTGCTGAGTTCACTCGGCGTCGGCGCGGCGGTGACGCTCCCGGCGGCGGGGAGATTCTCGGCGTCGACGTTCTGGAAGGACATGGTGAAGTATAACGCCACATGGTACACCGCGGTTCCTACGGTACACCAGATCATACTGGATCGCCACCTGAATAACCCGGAACCGGTTTACCCGAAGCTCCGGTTTATTCGAAGCTGCAGCGCGTCGCTCGCACCGGTGATCATGGGTCGGTTAGAGGAGGCGTTCGATGCTCCGGTTTTGGAGGCGTATGCGATGACGGAGGCGTCTCATCTCATGTGTTCGAACCCGTTGCCGCAGGATGGGCCCCACAAGCCCGGGTCGGTGGGGAAGCCCGTGGGTCAGGAGATGGCGATATTGAATGAAACGGGTCGGGTCATGGAGGCTGAGGCTAATGGAGAGGTTTGTATTAGGGGGCCTAATGTGACGAAAGGGTATAAGAATAACCCGGATGCTAATACGGCGGCGTTTTTGTTTGGTTGGTTTCATACGGGTGATATTGGGTTCTTTGATTCTGATGGGTACTTGCATCTCGTGGGTCGGATCAAGGAGCTCATAAATAGAGGAG GAGAGAAAATATCCCCAATAGAAGTGGATGCTGTCCTCCTATCCCATCCAGAGATAGCCCAGGCAGTTGCTTTCGGAGTGCCAGATGAGAAGTATGGCGAAGAG ATACATTGCGCAATCATCCCAAGAGAAGGATCAAACATTGATGAGGCAGAGGTTTTAAGATTTAGCAAGAAGAATCTTGCATCTTTCAAGGTCCCCAAAAAGGTCTTCATTACCGATTCTTTGCCCAA